The window aacaatagAGACCTTTAAATTTTAGTATTAAAGTCTATTAGTTAGTGGTACATCTTTAGTATTTTGgtcattaaaaacaaatatacgtattttttttagttccaaACAATTGTATTACAGAAAACTCAGGTATTTCTCTAATTTCCAAATCTCAAAGTTTTTACTCTTCTTGTTCACAAAAAGACTCGAAAATTATTGATCACCAAGTCTCCAAGATTCCATTCCATTTCACTGAAATTACCATCTCTTGTTTAGGCCATTGATTGGTATGTATGCAAATTTGGCGTTCAAGTCTAGAGAACGGCTTGACATTGTAAATTCGTTTCTCCTCTAGATATAAAAATCTAACTTGGGGAAAGAAATGCCAATGACAATTAAAGTCGAGATGCTATATATAACAAGTAAAACTCAAGGATCCAGTGTTAGTAATTTCTATGGAAAAGCTTCTTTAAGTCTTTACGGCAAAGCAAAGaactaaaaataagaatcaGTAAGGATGGACACATTATTGCAAACTGCAACTATGAATTTGAAGATTTTGCATTAATGGAGAAATGACAGATGTAATATACTACTCATCTAGAAAGCCAGATTTAGAGGCAAAGGACTCTAACTCTTTAGACTTTTCATCTGTGAAACCAAGGGTTGCCAATATCTTGTGACCTGGAGAGTCAACTTCAGACCAGATTCCCAGTAGTATATGTGCTGGCATTACTTCCCCGATACTACCTGTAACAATAAGCAATAACAATAGTGCTTAAGTTCCTGTCTTATAATCGAAGCatgcatatatgcatatatagtgGAACATTTTATAACCGAAGCTATCTCTCTTCCGCAAGATTTGATAAGCCAACGACATGAAACTTCCGAGTAGGCTAAGAAATTACCAGACTCTCAATCAGTATAAACTGTTCTAAAAGTTATGTTGCTCTCACAACGAGTTAACGACATTTTATTACCATCTTGCATATACTGGAATTTTTTTAGAACCAAAGCTATCTCTCTTCCGCAAGATTGATAAGCCAACAACATGAAAACTTCCGAGTATGCTGCTAACAAATTACCAGACTCCAAGTAATGTTGCTCTCATTAGACATTTATCACCGTATGCATGTACTGGAACAGTTTCTAAACAAAGCTATCTCTCTTCCACAAGATTGATAAGCCTTAGCCAACGACATGAAAACTTCAGAGTATGCTAAGAAACTAACCAATCAATACAAACTTATATCCAGGTAATGTTGCTCTCACAACGACAATTATATCACCAATTCACAGAAAATGAGATTCAAAACACTAGAGTGACAAGTTGAGTTCgaacaaaacacaaacctgCTTTAAGATTCTGATCCAGAGCAGAGTCAAGTGCCCGTTGAGCATCTTCGGTTAAAGGAGGATGCTCAGGGCTAAAGAAATACAAATCTGCTTTTCCTAGTAACTTGATCGTCTCTTCACGAACTTTGTATAGCATTATATTATTCGCACGCAAAAACTTTGAAGTAAAACTAGTTCCTGCCCATTCAATCAACATTACCACACTTATCACTACCACCAAGAAGATCCTAATGAAGCTTTTAGGTATCAATCTCAATTTTGATagcaaataaaaaccaaaagtaaGTTATAAAGGTACCTTCAATCAAAATACCCATGAGAAGTGCTTCAGTTCCAGTATTTGGATACTTAAGCTTCCTAGCTTCAAGCTCTCCCATTGCAAACGACTTAATTGCTCTCCATGACCATCTACATTTTAACCCTAAATCAAATCAGAatactttcaaatccattagcAAAGCAATTTCAATACTCTCGCTACACTTACTTTGGCTTTTTCGCATCAGAAACCACTGAATCTGGATTCCTGAAACAAAATCAGAGCACGTTATTTGTTAGAATTTAGCGGACTAAAATTGATCAAAATTAGATTTCAAGATTTGGTGAGAAATTTACGCGGTGGGTAAGCTGGAGATGACGGATTTATGGATTCTACGGCGATTGGTTTGAAGAGCGGAGACGGGAGAGGTGAGAGAGAGGGATGATGAATCAACAACGCCTAACCATGGATTCGTCAAAGGGTTTCTTGTAGAGAAGAAGTATAATGGAACAGATGGTTTCTTCTGCTTAGAGGAAGAATCGATTCGTGAGATGATCGGATTCGCTAAAGCACAGTTGCAAGAAGAGTGAGCCGCCATTTTCGCGAgtgtgtctcttcttctttggataacggaaaaaaaaaaagaaaaagtgaaggAACGTCAATTTggggaaggagaagagagttGTGGAGGTTGAAGAAGATTATCAATACGATGTCGTTTTCTTCATTTCATCGGCGTACGCTTGGGCTTTAAAGATTGGAAAATACCCAACACGGCCCATTTAGTGGAGTATTGTTCCttcttaaataaattataactaaattttattttatttttgtgtttatttcgTGTGAAAAGGAACAATTCATTcgtgaaatatttaaatgtaatggataaaatattgatcaaatgttaCCATTTgtggcaatatatattttttgtgtgttctaaatatcaaattcatatcttttatattttatagagtAAACACAACAATTTGCATATTTTTTAATGGAACCATAAtaacatacattatattattcaataatttatatagttattttttttatatattagtaacaATCGGATTTGAAACTTATTTTTGGAGATAATCTAATTGaatgatttaatattttcgATTAGGCCATTTAAATTTGTTAagttagtcggtttgttaaaattttctataCATAGAGtaatattagagaaaaaaagttattatggaaaaaaaatataattaaattctgAAATGAGAATGtatctattttcttaaaaaagatACTCTCAATGAATGTCatctttatttgaatatatctataaacacaattttttttatatcataataTAAGCATGAaggaattttgattttagtcATATTATTCCAAAATTCATTTCTTAAAAGGATACTCTCAATGAATGTCatctttatttgaatatatctataagcacaaacttttttttgtcataaaatAAGCATGAATGAATTTTGAATTTAGTCGTATTATTCCAAATTCCTTTCTAATCTTAATATGTTtgagatgatgatcatgattaAATCATCACATATAACTTTTgaaattagacaaaaaaatcattatggaaaaatataattaaattctgAAATGAAAATGTgtctattttcttaaaaaaatactcTCAATGAATGTCatctttatttgaatatatctatatgctcaaaaaaaaacaaattgtcatAATATAAGCATAAATGAAGTTTGAATTTAGTCCTTTTATTCCAAATTCATTTCTAATCTTAATATGTTTGAGAGGATGATCATGATTAAATCATCACATATAACTTTtgaaattatacatgttttgtACATTAggtacgatatatatatatatatacacacattaattatgtaaattaacTTTACTAAATCACGAATCATATGAATTTGATGAATATGATAAAACGCTGCAATTCTTTTTTATGTTATAGTATCCATTTTGTCTTTGAGTTCATATAAGAGCATATGACTTTGAGTTCATATATTAATCTATtacattttttcattttgtgtggGTGTTGAATATCTATGTGACTCCACAAATTATTCAGATTAATCTTTTGTTAATGATTATTaagatttttcaaattttagtcTTATAAAATGCATAGTAATCAGAggttaaatttatttgtaactttttttaatatattgaatgaaatatcacttaattaaacaaatggTTTTTAATAAGTCAATCCTCTATGATtatgattattgtgatgattcaattttttattt is drawn from Camelina sativa cultivar DH55 chromosome 8, Cs, whole genome shotgun sequence and contains these coding sequences:
- the LOC104707503 gene encoding ATP-dependent Clp protease ATP-binding subunit CLPT2, chloroplastic-like translates to MAAHSSCNCALANPIISRIDSSSKQKKPSVPLYFFSTRNPLTNPWLGVVDSSSLSLTSPVSALQTNRRRIHKSVISSLPTANPDSVVSDAKKPKWSWRAIKSFAMGELEARKLKYPNTGTEALLMGILIEGTSFTSKFLRANNIMLYKVREETIKLLGKADLYFFSPEHPPLTEDAQRALDSALDQNLKAGSIGEVMPAHILLGIWSEVDSPGHKILATLGFTDEKSKELESFASKSGFLDE